From a region of the Lactuca sativa cultivar Salinas chromosome 4, Lsat_Salinas_v11, whole genome shotgun sequence genome:
- the LOC111897104 gene encoding uncharacterized protein LOC111897104, producing the protein MIMMWDRFEQKTFDSVPAYHPHLQFPSRANISPLEREHLDFIKKVNGIPINTPFIESLSNVPDYTKFIQDLMDNRQQLKRNSKVILSEQSSKVVLGELPKNMGDPGRLTLPCEYGNNLQTYALADSGAGINLMPFSFYKKLNTPKLKATRMTIHMANHSVTQPRGITECILVKIGNFVFPIDFVVMHMKEDANVPIILGRPLLNIVGAVVDIRESKLTLRVGDEEETFGVQDGFQGSDVQGEVFKIDEEDKLGELQKLVEEELKTIQQVKRTKPKVFTPFLVEVFAYTKPTSWVSKESDGSSSDEDEVTSKEMSPVVREEKIPMELKNNEEKLENTGTKCKIDVDEKKAKKENSKKGVH; encoded by the coding sequence ATGATCATGATGTGGGACCGGTTTGAACAGAAAACTTTCGATAGTGTTCCGGCTTACCATCCACATTTACAGTTTCCATCCCGAGCTAATATTAGTCCACTGGAAAGGGAACATTTGGATTTCATAAAGAAAGTAAACGGTATTCCAATAAATACTCCTTTTATTGAGTCATTATCTAATGTCCCCGACTATACAAAGTTCATACAAGATTTGATGGATAATCGTCAACAATTGAAGAGAAATTCCAAGGTTATTCTTAGTGAGCAAAGTTCAAAAGTAGTATTGGGAGAATTACCTAAGAATATGggagatcctggacgcctcactcttccatgtgagtaTGGTAATAATTTGCAAAcatatgctttagccgattctggggctgGCATAAATTTGATGCCTTTCTCATTTTATAAAAAGCTCAATACTCCGAAATTAAAGGCTACAAGAATGACCATTCACATGGCCAACCATTCAGTGACACAACCCAGGGGCATTACAGAATGCATCTTAGTGAAAATTGGAAATTTTGTTTTTCCAATTGATTTTGTAGTAATGCACATGAAAGAAGATGCCAATGTCCCAATTATTCTTGGTCGCCCTTTACTTAATATTGTTGGTGCCGTAGTTGATATTCGTGAATCCAAGCTCACTTTGAGAGTTGGAGATGAAGAGGAAACTTTTGGAGTTCAAGATGGTTTCCAAGGGAGTGATGTTCAAGGTGAAGTCTTCAAGATTGATGAAGAAGATAAACTTGGAGAATTACAGAAGCTCGTGGAAGAAGAATTAAAAACAATTCAACAAGTCAAACGAACAAAACCAAAAGTATTCACCCCGTTTTTAGTTGAGGTATTTGCCTATACAAAACCAACTTCTTGGGTAAGCAAGGAAAGCGACGGTTCATCAAGTGATGAAGACGAGGTTACTTCTAAGGAGATGAGTCCAGTTGTGAGAGAAGAGAAGATTCCTATGGAGCTTAAAAACAATGAAGAAAAATTGGAAAATACGGGGACCAAATGCAAGATCGATGTAGACGAGAAAAAAGCTAAGAAGGAAAACTCAAAAAAAGGCGTACATTAA